The following proteins are encoded in a genomic region of Pyrus communis chromosome 11, drPyrComm1.1, whole genome shotgun sequence:
- the LOC137749333 gene encoding probable 2-oxoglutarate-dependent dioxygenase AOP1.2 has product MGSEVEQKLPVLDFSKEALKPGTNSWLLACKDVQQALEEFGCFVVLYDKISDEFRNALLRSLEELFDLPTETKMTNKYEKPLNGYVGQIPKLPLHESLGIDNATNFEETQKFTKLMWPAGNDKFCEAAYAFAKVAEELDQMVVGMIFESYGVEKYYDSYVGSISYLLRILQNRSPKENEHNLGFVAHTDKSFTTVLYQNNQVNALEVETRNHEWIKVEFPPSSFVVMAGDALMAWSNDRILSPNHRVIMSGNETRYSLAQFAFSDGEIHVPEELGNEECPLRYKSFDHPGLLRFFRSQDGYISNSAIKAYCGV; this is encoded by the exons ATGGGTTCTGAAGTTGAGCAAAAGCTTCCTGTCCTAGATTTCTCCAAGGAAGCTCTGAAGCCAGGGACCAACTCATGGCTCTTGGCATGCAAAGATGttcaacaagcacttgaagaGTTCGGATGTTTTGTAGTGTTGTATGACAAAATCTCCGATGAATTTCGCAATGCTTTACTGCGTTCCCTTGAAGAACTATTTGATCTCCCTACCGAGACCAAAATGacaaacaaatatgaaaaaccatTAAATGGCTATGTGGGACAAATTCCCAAACTCCCTCTCCATGAAAGCCTGGGCATCGACAATGCAACCAATTTTGAGGAGACTCAAAAATTCACAAAGCTCATGTGGCCTGCTGGAAATGATAAATTctg TGAAGCAGCATATGCGTTTGCAAAAGTGGCGGAGGAGTTGGATCAAATGGTTGTTGGAATGATATTTGAGAGCTATGGTGTGGAGAAGTATTATGACTCATATGTTGGATCGATCTCTTACCTTCTTCGAATCTTGCAAAATAGATCACCCAAAGAAAATGAGCACAATCTTGGCTTCGTCGCTCATACTGACAAGAGCTTCACAACCGTACTTTATCAGAATAATCAAGTCAATGCTCTGGAGGTTGAAACAAGGAACCACGAATGGATTAAAGTTGAGTTTCCACCTTCATCCTTCGTAGTCATGGCGGGTGATGCCCTAATG GCATGGAGCAATGACAGGATATTATCTCCTAATCATCGAGTTATTATGAGTGGGAATGAAACAAGGTACTCATTGGCACAATTTGCATTTAGCGATGGCGAGATACATGTACCTGAAGAGCTTGGTAATGAAGAATGCCCATTACGCTACAAGTCATTTGATCATCCTGGACTACTACGTTTCTTTCGCTCTCAAGATGGTTATATTTCAAACAGTGCTATAAAAGCCTACTGTGGTGTTTGA